The window AGACTTGACCCCGGCCGAAGCGTCAGTTAAACTGCGTCCAATTGGGACTTGAATTTAGATCCGATGGGGAATATGGAAATAGAAATAGCATTCCTAGTACTTGACCACACTGGTTTCATAGAGTACACCTTCCTCCGCAGAATTCAATATGGAGGGAGGAGCAATGACATCCAAGAAGTATGTGATCGAGTTAACGGAAGAGCAGCAGTCGTACTTGCTGGACCTGATCGGGAAGGGTGAGGCGAAGGCCCGGATGCTCACTCGAGCGCGCATCCTGTTACTCTCGGCGGAG of the Litorilinea aerophila genome contains:
- a CDS encoding helix-turn-helix domain-containing protein, which translates into the protein MTSKKYVIELTEEQQSYLLDLIGKGEAKARMLTRARILLLSAEGKTDRFIANVLKVNPQTVRNIRKRFAEEGLEAALQERP